In Helicobacter mastomyrinus, a single genomic region encodes these proteins:
- a CDS encoding glycoside hydrolase family 25 protein, with amino-acid sequence MKYKPFLRFLPKVGRLAIDVGILIVLGSVFFVLQHNGLVWFNMPSDRAYPIKGVDVSAHQGRIEWETLAAQNLHFAFIKATEGSNWVDKHFAYNFDAAQKAGLYVGAYHFFSFDSLGSTQAANFIAQVPLLESAKILPPVVDMEFYGTKASNPPPAKSVYKELDILLEILESHYGAKPIIYTTPSFYDMYLRGRYEKYPLWIRSVFFAPHSFMARIFNLYFDKAHWSFWQYNPKGVLKGYSGGERYIDLNVFNGDEKAFKKWLTQHKIRNKH; translated from the coding sequence GTGAAGTATAAGCCCTTTTTGCGTTTTTTACCCAAGGTAGGGCGATTGGCTATTGATGTAGGTATACTTATAGTGCTAGGGAGTGTATTTTTTGTTTTACAACACAATGGACTTGTGTGGTTTAATATGCCAAGTGATAGGGCTTATCCCATCAAGGGTGTAGATGTATCAGCTCATCAAGGGCGCATTGAGTGGGAGACACTCGCCGCGCAAAATCTGCATTTTGCATTTATCAAAGCCACAGAGGGTAGTAACTGGGTAGATAAGCACTTTGCCTATAATTTTGACGCCGCACAAAAGGCAGGGCTTTATGTAGGGGCATATCATTTCTTTAGTTTTGATTCACTTGGCAGCACTCAAGCGGCAAATTTCATCGCGCAAGTGCCGCTTTTGGAATCTGCTAAGATTCTCCCTCCAGTGGTGGATATGGAGTTTTATGGCACAAAAGCGAGTAATCCCCCACCCGCAAAATCTGTCTATAAAGAGCTTGATATACTTTTAGAGATTTTAGAATCTCACTATGGCGCAAAACCCATTATTTACACTACGCCGAGCTTTTATGATATGTATTTGCGCGGACGTTATGAGAAATATCCGCTGTGGATTCGCTCTGTGTTTTTTGCGCCGCATTCTTTTATGGCGAGAATCTTTAATTTGTATTTTGATAAAGCCCATTGGAGCTTTTGGCAATACAATCCCAAAGGTGTGCTTAAGGGGTATAGCGGTGGGGAAAGATATATCGATTTAAATGTATTTAATGGCGATGAGAAGGCATTTAAAAAATGGCTCACGCAGCATAAAATACGAAATAAACACTAA
- a CDS encoding DUF2156 domain-containing protein, whose translation MIDFKVLELQDKAILQSLVSVKGRWIADSNFTNMFMWRHAREISYAILQGQCVIQTRYPNENPFIFYPLGQGSKKPIIEALIAHYKSLGLLLEIRSLQKSECEELEYDFPQRFDIEAKRDRFDYIYHTQELIELAGRKFHKKKNHLNRFYLQYPQTQFESLTRANIDEVIAINNLWYANMSKDDKGLYFENLAINDALRHFDELDLQGGLLRIDGEIAAFSFGEMLDRDCALIHIEKANIAFNGAYQAINQALLKNAFATSQYANREEDLGIEGLRKAKLSYQPAFLLEKYYARLKV comes from the coding sequence ATGATAGATTTTAAAGTGCTAGAATTACAAGACAAAGCAATATTGCAATCTCTTGTAAGTGTGAAAGGGCGGTGGATTGCGGATAGTAACTTTACTAATATGTTTATGTGGCGACACGCGCGTGAGATTAGCTATGCGATATTGCAGGGGCAATGCGTGATACAAACGCGCTATCCTAATGAAAATCCCTTTATCTTTTACCCGTTAGGTCAGGGGAGCAAAAAGCCTATTATAGAGGCTTTGATAGCTCATTATAAATCTTTAGGCTTACTCCTAGAAATCCGCTCCTTGCAAAAGAGTGAGTGCGAGGAGCTAGAATATGATTTTCCACAGCGCTTTGACATAGAGGCAAAACGTGATAGATTTGATTATATCTATCATACTCAAGAGCTTATAGAATTAGCCGGACGCAAGTTTCATAAGAAAAAAAATCATCTCAATCGCTTTTATTTGCAATACCCACAGACACAATTTGAGTCTCTCACACGCGCAAACATTGATGAAGTCATTGCAATCAATAACCTTTGGTATGCCAATATGAGCAAAGATGACAAAGGCTTATATTTTGAGAATCTTGCCATTAATGACGCATTAAGACATTTTGATGAGCTAGATTTGCAAGGTGGACTTTTGCGTATTGATGGCGAGATAGCCGCTTTTAGCTTTGGAGAAATGCTTGATAGAGATTGTGCGTTAATACATATTGAAAAGGCAAATATCGCTTTTAATGGCGCGTATCAGGCGATTAACCAAGCATTACTTAAAAATGCCTTTGCTACTTCCCAATATGCCAATAGAGAGGAGGACTTAGGCATAGAGGGCTTACGCAAGGCAAAACTCTCCTATCAACCTGCCTTTTTGCTTGAAAAATATTATGCGAGGCTAAAAGTGTGA
- a CDS encoding bifunctional chorismate mutase/prephenate dehydratase, whose product MTPQDEVLGQLRKQIDEIDDIIFNALESRMALVAQVGAHKHKYGSAIYRPERERQIIQRLNQKGSRYMDLRAIEAIYQEIFALSRNLELPQKVAFLGPIGSFTHQAAEERFGAMSEYIPLNTISAVFEALCTKRVKYGVVPLENNANGMVGESIDLLARFDFKIIADMILPIHHSFLSNCEHLGEIKTIFSKDIAFGQCRSFLNAHNLAHIEQIPTDSTARAVQLAANTPQSAAIGSKIAGKIYDLPVMFEHIEDSINNKTRFVIISDFELPPTGRDKTSLFVNLKDKDQVGDLFRLLGDFEKEGINLTRIDSRPVRERNDFRMGFFIDCEGHYKDAPLQRLLAKRGEEIKWLGSYIFTDMRT is encoded by the coding sequence ATGACACCACAAGATGAGGTATTAGGGCAGCTACGTAAGCAAATTGATGAGATTGATGATATAATCTTTAACGCCCTAGAATCACGTATGGCTCTTGTAGCGCAAGTAGGAGCGCATAAGCATAAATATGGTAGTGCGATTTACCGCCCAGAACGTGAAAGGCAGATTATCCAAAGGCTTAATCAAAAAGGCAGTAGATATATGGATTTACGCGCGATTGAAGCAATTTATCAAGAGATTTTTGCCCTCTCACGCAATTTAGAATTGCCCCAAAAAGTCGCCTTTTTAGGACCCATTGGTAGCTTTACACATCAAGCCGCTGAAGAGCGATTTGGCGCGATGAGCGAATACATACCGCTTAATACTATCAGTGCCGTTTTTGAAGCCTTATGCACTAAACGCGTGAAATACGGAGTCGTGCCGCTTGAAAACAATGCTAATGGTATGGTGGGCGAAAGCATTGATTTGTTAGCGCGATTTGATTTTAAAATTATTGCCGATATGATTTTGCCTATACATCATAGTTTTTTGAGTAATTGCGAACATCTAGGCGAAATTAAGACCATTTTTTCTAAGGATATAGCCTTTGGGCAGTGTCGTAGCTTCCTCAATGCACACAATCTAGCGCATATTGAGCAAATACCCACAGATTCTACCGCACGTGCCGTGCAACTCGCCGCAAATACACCTCAAAGTGCTGCCATTGGCTCAAAAATCGCGGGCAAAATATATGATCTCCCTGTAATGTTTGAACATATCGAAGATTCTATCAATAATAAAACACGTTTTGTAATCATCAGTGATTTTGAGCTTCCCCCTACAGGCAGGGATAAAACCTCTCTTTTTGTGAATCTTAAAGACAAAGACCAAGTGGGCGATTTATTTCGCTTGTTGGGAGATTTTGAAAAAGAGGGTATTAATCTCACACGCATAGATTCTCGTCCTGTGCGTGAGAGGAATGACTTTAGAATGGGATTTTTTATCGATTGTGAGGGGCATTATAAAGATGCGCCCTTGCAGCGACTTTTAGCCAAAAGAGGAGAGGAAATCAAGTGGCTAGGGAGCTATATTTTTACCGATATGCGAACATAA
- the lysA gene encoding diaminopimelate decarboxylase, with product MDYLDLAKTYQTPLYVYDLGAITHAFNAIKDAFKARKSLICYALKANSNLSIIHHLATLGSGADCVSIGEVKRALKAGIPKYKIIFSGVGKRDDEILQALQADILFINVESEEELTRIESLAKSINTIARISVRVNPNIDAKTHPYISTGLHENKFGVDIEQAKSMYIFAKNSPFLEPVGIHFHIGSQLTELEPIKQAAQKIAELAHSLLALKIDLKFFDVGGGIGIQYTNETLINPYDYTQAILGALYGLDLTIICEPGRFLVGNSGVLLTSVLYEKHNGTKRFVIVDAAMNDLIRPALYHATHTIKCLSQSKQGQNDSAKLCDIVGPICESSDFLAKNIALPPLSTGDVLMIRDAGAYGYSMASNYNTRPRPAEVAFMGENVRLIKHRENIESMLKDEEKLLQEYKNDTAKSIHSKKGIENDTTR from the coding sequence ATGGATTATCTTGATCTTGCAAAAACCTATCAAACACCACTTTATGTGTATGATTTAGGGGCTATCACTCACGCATTTAATGCAATAAAAGACGCTTTCAAGGCACGCAAATCACTTATCTGCTACGCATTAAAAGCAAATTCAAATCTCTCTATTATCCACCATTTAGCCACGCTTGGCAGTGGAGCGGATTGTGTGTCTATTGGTGAGGTAAAGAGGGCGTTAAAAGCGGGGATTCCTAAGTATAAGATTATTTTTAGCGGTGTGGGGAAACGTGATGATGAGATTCTACAAGCCTTGCAAGCGGATATTTTATTTATCAATGTAGAGAGTGAGGAGGAATTAACGCGTATAGAATCTTTAGCAAAAAGCATTAATACAATCGCGCGGATCTCTGTGCGGGTCAATCCTAATATCGATGCTAAAACGCACCCCTACATCTCCACAGGTTTGCACGAAAACAAGTTTGGCGTAGATATAGAACAAGCTAAATCAATGTATATTTTTGCGAAAAATTCCCCATTTCTTGAGCCTGTGGGGATTCACTTTCATATCGGCTCCCAACTTACAGAGCTAGAGCCCATCAAACAAGCAGCGCAAAAAATCGCAGAACTCGCCCATAGTCTCCTAGCACTTAAAATTGATTTGAAGTTTTTTGATGTAGGTGGAGGCATTGGCATACAATATACTAATGAAACACTTATTAATCCTTATGACTATACACAGGCGATTTTAGGAGCATTATATGGGCTTGATTTGACAATTATTTGTGAGCCCGGACGTTTCCTTGTGGGCAATAGCGGTGTGCTACTCACAAGTGTGCTTTATGAGAAGCACAATGGCACAAAGCGATTTGTAATTGTCGATGCAGCGATGAATGACCTCATACGTCCCGCACTCTACCACGCTACACATACGATAAAATGCCTCTCACAAAGCAAACAAGGACAAAATGATAGCGCGAAGTTATGCGATATTGTGGGACCCATTTGTGAAAGTAGCGATTTTTTGGCTAAAAACATTGCCCTGCCCCCACTTAGCACAGGAGATGTGCTAATGATACGTGATGCAGGGGCGTATGGATATAGTATGGCGAGCAACTACAACACTCGTCCGCGCCCGGCTGAAGTAGCATTTATGGGTGAAAATGTGCGACTTATCAAGCATAGAGAAAATATAGAATCTATGCTCAAAGATGAAGAAAAGCTATTGCAAGAATATAAAAACGATACAGCAAAATCTATTCATAGCAAAAAGGGGATAGAGAATGACACCACAAGATGA
- the leuS gene encoding leucine--tRNA ligase, protein MAQEYNPKEIESKWQRYWQEHRSFEPLALDSQKKKKYILSMFPYPSGNIHMGHVRNYCISDALARNYRQSGYNVLHPMGWDAFGMPAENAAIKHKSHPKAWTYSNIDTMRRELSSLGLSFSQEREFATSDSIYTRFEQEFFIKMWEKGLIYRKEAYLNYCPNDKTILANEQVIDGKCWRCDTPVVQKQMFQYYIKITSYAEELLSDLDILEGHWPPQVLSMQRNWIGKSKGLHFDFVLSADSIQKTGIETLSVFTTRADTIFGATYCALAPEHPIIEALLAQNHLAPHLIESIQNIRNTNARDRAQKDKIGFDLGVRVIHPLTNEEIPVWVANFVLMEYGTGAIMSVPMHDERDFEFAKTYNLPIKCVIVKDKNAKISTENIQAVADIEEGYLVNSGEFDGLSSAEAKEAIIALFEKRGIGKGVIMYRLRDWGVSRQRYWGAPIPMVHCESCGIVPEKYANLPITLPEDVVIDGEGNPLDKHKSWKYCHCPQCGKEAIRESDTMDTFVQSSWYFLRYTTPSSMWQEKPFDKAHLAYWLNVDEYIGGIEHAILHLLYARFFTKVLRDLGYVEINEPFANLLTQGMVLKNGAKMSKSKGNVVNPNDIIARYGADSARLFVLFAAPPVRELEWNDSALEGSYRFLKRLWDRAAHIESCEEKPSINHQSLSKAEQYARQKVYEALQKSHDIFSKKQAGYPFNTLIAAAMEAFNALSEQDNTQVWSEGYYILLHILEPIVPHICWELSEKYFKLSNFKYIVVDEAALIKEQITYAITINGKKRAEMEVPLNLTNEELISQAKQNVEKWLQETQILKEIIVPKKLVNFVVK, encoded by the coding sequence ATGGCACAGGAGTATAACCCAAAAGAGATAGAATCTAAGTGGCAGCGCTATTGGCAGGAGCATAGGAGCTTTGAGCCTCTAGCGTTAGATTCTCAAAAAAAGAAAAAGTATATCTTAAGTATGTTTCCCTATCCTAGTGGGAATATCCATATGGGGCACGTGCGGAATTATTGTATCAGTGATGCACTCGCTAGAAATTATCGTCAAAGTGGTTATAATGTCCTGCATCCTATGGGTTGGGACGCCTTTGGTATGCCTGCAGAAAATGCAGCCATCAAGCATAAAAGCCACCCTAAGGCTTGGACGTATAGTAATATAGACACGATGAGGAGGGAGCTTAGCTCACTTGGGCTTAGTTTTTCACAAGAGCGAGAGTTTGCTACAAGTGATAGCATTTATACACGTTTTGAGCAGGAATTTTTCATCAAAATGTGGGAAAAGGGGCTTATCTATCGCAAAGAGGCGTATTTAAATTACTGTCCTAATGATAAGACGATTCTAGCAAATGAGCAAGTCATTGATGGGAAATGTTGGCGCTGCGATACGCCTGTGGTGCAAAAGCAGATGTTTCAATACTATATTAAGATTACATCTTATGCCGAAGAGCTATTGAGCGATTTAGACATATTAGAGGGGCATTGGCCTCCGCAAGTGCTAAGTATGCAAAGAAATTGGATAGGCAAGTCTAAAGGGCTGCATTTTGACTTTGTTTTGAGCGCAGATTCTATACAAAAAACGGGCATAGAGACGCTTTCGGTTTTTACTACACGTGCGGATACGATTTTTGGAGCTACATATTGTGCCTTAGCGCCAGAACACCCTATCATAGAGGCTCTATTAGCGCAAAATCATCTCGCGCCACATTTAATAGAATCTATTCAAAACATAAGAAACACAAATGCGCGGGATAGGGCGCAAAAGGATAAAATCGGCTTTGATTTGGGAGTGCGCGTTATCCACCCGCTGACAAATGAGGAAATTCCCGTATGGGTAGCAAACTTCGTGCTTATGGAGTATGGCACGGGAGCGATTATGAGTGTGCCAATGCACGATGAGCGGGACTTTGAGTTTGCTAAGACTTATAATCTCCCCATTAAATGCGTGATTGTAAAAGATAAAAATGCTAAGATTTCCACAGAGAATATACAGGCAGTAGCGGATATTGAAGAGGGCTATTTGGTCAATAGTGGGGAGTTTGATGGCTTAAGTAGCGCAGAGGCAAAAGAAGCCATTATCGCGCTTTTTGAAAAAAGGGGTATAGGCAAGGGCGTGATAATGTATCGTTTGCGTGATTGGGGCGTTTCGCGGCAGCGATATTGGGGTGCGCCTATCCCTATGGTGCATTGTGAATCCTGTGGCATTGTGCCTGAAAAATATGCCAATCTCCCCATTACTTTGCCTGAAGATGTGGTGATAGATGGCGAGGGCAATCCGCTCGATAAGCATAAAAGCTGGAAGTATTGCCATTGCCCACAATGTGGCAAGGAAGCCATACGTGAAAGCGATACGATGGATACCTTCGTGCAATCAAGTTGGTATTTCTTGCGTTACACTACGCCCTCATCTATGTGGCAGGAAAAGCCCTTTGATAAGGCACATTTGGCATATTGGCTCAATGTCGATGAATACATCGGCGGGATAGAACACGCTATTTTGCATTTGCTCTATGCGCGATTTTTCACTAAGGTATTACGTGATTTAGGCTATGTGGAGATTAATGAGCCATTTGCAAACCTGCTTACACAAGGTATGGTGCTAAAAAATGGTGCAAAAATGAGTAAGAGCAAGGGAAATGTCGTTAATCCCAATGATATTATCGCGCGTTATGGGGCGGATAGTGCGCGGCTTTTTGTGTTATTTGCCGCACCGCCTGTGCGTGAGCTAGAATGGAATGATAGCGCACTAGAGGGGTCATATAGATTCTTAAAACGGCTGTGGGATAGGGCAGCTCATATAGAATCTTGTGAAGAAAAGCCCTCTATTAATCATCAATCCTTAAGCAAAGCCGAGCAATATGCACGACAAAAAGTCTATGAAGCCTTGCAAAAAAGCCACGATATTTTTAGCAAAAAACAAGCAGGTTATCCTTTTAATACGCTTATTGCAGCGGCTATGGAAGCTTTTAATGCCTTAAGTGAGCAAGATAATACACAAGTGTGGAGCGAGGGATATTATATTTTGCTACATATTTTAGAGCCTATTGTGCCACATATCTGCTGGGAACTGAGCGAGAAATACTTTAAGCTAAGCAATTTTAAATATATTGTAGTTGATGAAGCTGCTTTGATAAAAGAACAAATAACCTATGCCATAACCATTAATGGCAAAAAACGTGCAGAAATGGAAGTGCCACTCAATCTAACAAATGAGGAGCTTATCTCTCAAGCCAAGCAAAATGTGGAAAAATGGTTGCAAGAAACGCAGATTCTTAAAGAAATCATCGTGCCCAAAAAGCTTGTCAATTTTGTGGTGAAATGA
- the lptE gene encoding LPS assembly lipoprotein LptE codes for MRFVVLVVALWFFVGCGYQPVAHYAQNIFKDGVYVDIIVNSSVPESSPGIKDAVNNAVIKRFGSKLKTRQEAKSFLKIDVQNLTQTPIAYNQQGFVSYYRTNIVLGIHFENTDGSNFDVTNSGYYDYSADFTSTIVLDQYRLDSIANAANVALDKFISQVAYYGEFYDENR; via the coding sequence ATGAGATTTGTCGTATTGGTGGTGGCTTTATGGTTTTTTGTGGGCTGTGGCTATCAGCCTGTGGCACATTATGCACAAAATATTTTTAAAGATGGCGTGTATGTGGATATTATAGTCAATTCCTCTGTGCCAGAATCTAGTCCGGGGATTAAAGATGCGGTAAATAATGCAGTAATTAAGCGGTTTGGAAGCAAACTTAAGACTAGACAGGAAGCAAAGAGTTTCTTAAAAATTGATGTGCAAAACCTTACTCAAACACCTATTGCCTATAATCAGCAAGGATTTGTGAGTTATTATCGCACTAATATTGTGCTTGGCATTCATTTTGAAAATACTGATGGATCAAATTTTGATGTAACAAATAGCGGATATTATGATTATAGTGCAGATTTTACCTCAACGATTGTGCTTGATCAATATCGTTTAGATTCTATTGCAAATGCGGCTAATGTAGCCTTAGATAAATTTATCTCCCAAGTAGCATATTATGGGGAGTTTTATGATGAAAATCGATGA
- a CDS encoding bifunctional folylpolyglutamate synthase/dihydrofolate synthase, whose protein sequence is MPTLDEVLISKGGEYAPFDTTRVHRIYKQIAPLCGLDEYLGKSCKIIHIMGTNGKGSTGRFIAMGLAQNGKRALHFSSPHIFGFNERFYLATPDSQNDISFSALEAAHQHLWSIESVREASYFEYATFLALFLAKDYEYLVLEAGVGGEYDSTSVIGANTSVYTLIGLDHQEMLGNSIEEIALTKLRAMSGRVIVAKQQYEIVEQLALQMAQQKALQCDVWQMDYKRHLDDDLKGFEKYIKTYSLPAFLCDNLHTAIRTLAFFGMKFDFSTLKPLSLRGRCEALTPHITLDVGHNIDGARVIREYFREKRVNLVYNSYLQKDIEAILRTLLPIIKEVLILSVEHSRICPKESLIKTLEALAIQYEDFDVGQMKENEDYLVFGSFSVVETFLQLYKGT, encoded by the coding sequence ATGCCAACACTTGATGAAGTGCTTATAAGCAAAGGTGGGGAATATGCACCCTTTGACACTACGCGAGTGCATAGAATCTATAAGCAAATCGCGCCATTATGCGGATTGGATGAATATTTGGGCAAAAGCTGTAAGATCATACATATTATGGGGACAAATGGCAAGGGCAGCACGGGGCGATTTATTGCTATGGGCTTAGCACAAAATGGCAAGAGGGCGCTGCATTTTAGCTCCCCGCACATTTTCGGCTTTAATGAGCGTTTTTATCTTGCTACACCAGATTCTCAAAACGATATAAGCTTCTCAGCCCTTGAAGCAGCACATCAGCACCTTTGGAGCATAGAATCTGTGCGTGAGGCAAGCTATTTTGAATATGCTACATTTTTGGCATTGTTTTTGGCAAAGGATTATGAATATCTTGTGCTAGAGGCAGGAGTGGGCGGAGAGTATGATTCTACCTCTGTGATAGGTGCAAATACGAGTGTTTATACACTTATTGGGCTAGACCACCAAGAAATGTTGGGTAATAGCATAGAAGAAATTGCATTAACAAAGCTTAGGGCAATGAGTGGGCGGGTAATAGTAGCAAAGCAACAATATGAAATAGTAGAGCAGCTTGCCTTGCAAATGGCTCAACAAAAAGCATTGCAATGTGATGTGTGGCAAATGGATTATAAAAGGCATTTAGACGATGATTTAAAGGGATTTGAAAAATATATTAAAACCTATTCTCTCCCCGCATTTTTATGTGATAATCTGCACACAGCCATACGCACTCTTGCATTTTTTGGAATGAAATTTGATTTCAGCACATTGAAGCCCTTAAGCCTTCGTGGGCGATGTGAAGCTCTAACGCCCCATATTACGCTTGATGTAGGGCATAATATCGATGGAGCAAGGGTCATACGCGAATATTTTAGGGAAAAAAGAGTGAATCTTGTGTATAATAGCTATCTTCAAAAAGATATTGAAGCCATTTTGCGCACGCTTTTGCCAATTATTAAGGAAGTTTTAATATTATCGGTGGAACATTCTAGGATATGCCCCAAAGAGAGCTTAATTAAGACTTTGGAAGCACTAGCGATTCAATATGAGGACTTTGATGTGGGGCAGATGAAAGAAAATGAGGATTATCTCGTTTTTGGCTCCTTTAGTGTCGTAGAGACATTTTTACAACTATACAAAGGGACATAA
- a CDS encoding M23 family metallopeptidase codes for MQDKLMISIIDDNGSRQFSVHHLVQKIALIAGVGTLAIVVLYFIAARFLMSELEVILANNIQVRENFQSIYEKNSELERNIDYKTNEFLKISSKINELENIVNVHQRNHETYHHQDIDLDSLTPLQKDMILKIIPNGNPVDDFASKNFPSKSASIYTLVQGTPVYATANGIIDSVRVAGGENHLVQIQHSYGFTSSYGHLGKVVVQKGDFVTKGQVIGYSGANASLYYDLHFIDSALPVANYTDWNNENFTQVIDVNNAIDWKSLVWALDDIIQLKNYRVSYQGEDHLRAY; via the coding sequence ATGCAAGATAAATTGATGATATCTATTATTGATGATAATGGTTCAAGGCAGTTTAGCGTTCATCATCTAGTGCAGAAAATAGCGCTTATTGCTGGGGTTGGCACTTTAGCAATTGTTGTTTTATATTTCATTGCGGCACGCTTTTTAATGAGTGAACTTGAAGTCATTTTGGCAAACAATATACAAGTGCGTGAGAACTTTCAAAGCATTTATGAAAAAAATAGTGAGCTAGAGCGGAATATTGATTACAAAACCAATGAATTCCTTAAGATCAGCAGTAAAATCAATGAACTTGAAAATATTGTAAATGTGCATCAACGTAATCACGAAACCTATCATCACCAAGATATTGATTTAGATTCTCTTACTCCTCTACAAAAAGATATGATTTTGAAGATTATTCCAAATGGCAATCCTGTAGATGATTTTGCCTCTAAAAATTTTCCTAGCAAGAGTGCTTCTATCTATACACTTGTTCAAGGCACACCTGTATATGCTACGGCAAATGGCATTATTGATTCTGTGCGGGTAGCAGGAGGAGAAAATCATCTTGTGCAAATTCAGCATTCTTATGGCTTTACCTCAAGCTATGGGCATTTAGGCAAGGTAGTGGTACAAAAGGGCGATTTTGTAACTAAAGGACAGGTGATAGGATATAGTGGTGCAAATGCAAGTTTGTATTATGATTTACATTTTATTGATTCTGCTCTTCCCGTGGCAAATTACACTGATTGGAATAATGAGAATTTTACCCAAGTGATTGATGTAAATAATGCCATTGATTGGAAGAGTTTAGTGTGGGCGCTTGATGATATTATTCAGCTAAAAAATTATCGTGTGAGCTACCAAGGCGAAGACCACTTAAGAGCTTATTAA
- a CDS encoding M23 family metallopeptidase, producing MSLNKSRLVLMITDQNGSRYFNVSAIFKQISLYVVVFILTLMVFGVVSIKTFSAEINKMSVLNETIIKRYERMLAKNEALNIQIEQRIEEMTQVDNRVEDLESIIGVSMQPLEEGESNLEHRIDAASLTGTQKAFVMKFVPNGYPMAGYNRISAPYGYRTHPLFFTRHLHTGVDFATPIGTPVYATADGVVTSANFSTGGYGYLVKIDHSLGFMTYYAHLNKIVVQKGMFVKRGQLIAYSGNTGQSTGPHLHYEIRFLGKVIDPKNFMEWKMSNFDSIFEKERSVVWQSLLATINNLMD from the coding sequence ATGAGTTTGAATAAATCCCGCTTAGTGCTTATGATTACCGATCAAAATGGATCGCGTTATTTTAATGTAAGCGCTATTTTTAAGCAAATTAGTCTTTATGTGGTTGTATTTATTTTAACACTAATGGTTTTTGGAGTGGTTTCCATTAAAACTTTTAGCGCAGAGATTAATAAAATGTCTGTATTGAATGAGACAATTATTAAACGTTATGAAAGAATGCTTGCCAAAAACGAAGCGCTTAATATTCAAATCGAGCAGAGAATCGAGGAAATGACACAAGTAGATAATCGTGTAGAGGATTTAGAAAGTATCATTGGCGTATCTATGCAGCCATTAGAAGAAGGAGAGAGCAATTTAGAACATCGTATTGATGCGGCTTCACTCACAGGCACACAAAAGGCTTTTGTGATGAAATTTGTCCCTAATGGCTATCCTATGGCAGGATATAATCGCATTTCCGCACCTTATGGGTATAGGACGCACCCCTTATTTTTCACACGTCATTTGCATACAGGTGTAGATTTTGCGACACCTATTGGCACACCTGTATATGCTACGGCTGATGGTGTTGTAACTTCAGCAAATTTTTCAACAGGTGGTTATGGTTATCTTGTTAAAATAGATCATTCACTCGGGTTTATGACATATTATGCCCATTTGAATAAAATAGTGGTGCAAAAAGGAATGTTTGTCAAACGTGGGCAGCTCATCGCTTATAGTGGCAATACAGGACAAAGCACTGGTCCTCATCTTCATTATGAAATACGATTTTTAGGGAAAGTCATTGATCCTAAAAACTTTATGGAATGGAAGATGAGCAATTTTGATTCAATTTTTGAAAAAGAAAGGAGTGTAGTATGGCAATCTTTGTTAGCGACAATAAACAACTTGATGGATTAG
- a CDS encoding bactofilin family protein produces the protein MAIFVSDNKQLDGLASSGGATIIAQGTKIKGEINTDCRLHIDGEFEGNIYSKDTVMVGKSGLVRGDVQTACLIVSGRFIGQVTSNVLEIKPQGRVEGVVATAEFVIERKGIFMGESKTKDLKASKADIASLELPKKDK, from the coding sequence ATGGCAATCTTTGTTAGCGACAATAAACAACTTGATGGATTAGCCTCATCTGGAGGAGCAACTATCATCGCACAAGGCACAAAAATTAAAGGAGAGATTAATACAGATTGTCGATTGCATATCGATGGAGAATTTGAGGGAAATATTTATTCCAAAGACACGGTAATGGTGGGTAAAAGTGGCTTGGTGCGTGGCGATGTGCAAACAGCTTGTTTGATTGTAAGCGGACGCTTTATAGGGCAGGTAACCTCAAATGTGCTTGAGATTAAGCCTCAGGGACGAGTAGAGGGCGTAGTCGCAACGGCTGAATTTGTCATTGAGCGCAAAGGTATATTTATGGGGGAAAGCAAAACCAAAGACCTAAAGGCAAGTAAAGCTGATATTGCCTCACTTGAATTACCTAAAAAAGATAAATAA